One Ruficoccus amylovorans genomic window carries:
- the recR gene encoding recombination mediator RecR, whose translation MSESLEKVEQLLKQLPGLGYRSAERIALHLLVEKPERLEPLVEALRQAAANLRRCPITGNLTEADTCAIYADPARHREVTCVVETVPDLLAIERSGVYRGVYHVLHGKLSPLHGVGPSNLNFASLRRRIEEGEVQELILALSNDIEGEATCHYIQDELLAGRADIRLSRIGFGLPSGGGITYADSATLKSALDGRRDF comes from the coding sequence ATGTCGGAATCTCTGGAAAAGGTGGAGCAGCTTCTGAAGCAGTTGCCCGGTCTGGGCTATCGCTCGGCCGAGCGGATCGCGCTGCATCTGCTGGTGGAAAAGCCCGAGCGGCTGGAGCCGCTGGTCGAGGCGTTGCGGCAGGCCGCCGCCAACCTGCGTCGCTGCCCGATCACCGGGAATCTGACCGAGGCCGATACCTGCGCCATTTACGCCGACCCGGCGCGTCACCGCGAGGTGACCTGCGTTGTCGAAACCGTCCCCGACCTGCTCGCGATTGAGCGTTCGGGCGTCTATCGCGGCGTGTACCACGTGCTCCACGGCAAGCTTTCGCCGCTGCACGGCGTCGGCCCGTCGAACCTGAACTTCGCCAGCCTGCGCCGCCGGATCGAGGAGGGCGAGGTGCAGGAGCTGATCCTCGCGCTGTCCAACGATATCGAGGGCGAGGCTACCTGCCACTACATCCAGGACGAGCTCCTGGCCGGGCGCGCGGACATCCGGCTTTCGCGCATCGGCTTTGGCCTGCCCAGCGGCGGCGGCATCACCTACGCCGACTCCGCCACCCTCAAAAGCGCCCTCGACGGGCGCAGAGACTTTTAG
- a CDS encoding GNAT family N-acetyltransferase codes for MAVPLIIDAMRAGDIPAAIQVQQASFEPHLLESRAVFEDRFGRFGEFFLVVREGDELVGYALAFPWLLGTCPENDRPFPAQLPKPDCFYLHDITLLARCRGAGTAVRMLASISEMAVTAGFECLSLVSVAQAGGYWDRQGFTELEGLDVAVLEKILASYGEGSRLMVRPLLPA; via the coding sequence ATGGCTGTACCGCTTATCATCGACGCGATGCGGGCCGGGGACATCCCGGCTGCGATCCAGGTCCAGCAGGCGTCTTTCGAGCCGCACCTGCTCGAATCACGGGCTGTGTTTGAGGACCGTTTCGGGCGCTTTGGCGAGTTTTTCCTCGTGGTGAGGGAAGGGGACGAGCTTGTCGGCTACGCGCTGGCCTTTCCGTGGCTGCTGGGGACTTGTCCGGAAAATGACCGGCCTTTTCCGGCACAGTTGCCGAAGCCGGATTGTTTTTACCTGCACGACATCACTCTGCTCGCCCGTTGTCGCGGGGCCGGTACTGCCGTCCGTATGCTGGCAAGCATCAGCGAGATGGCCGTGACCGCCGGGTTCGAGTGTCTGTCGCTGGTTTCCGTGGCGCAGGCGGGCGGCTACTGGGATCGACAGGGCTTTACGGAGCTGGAGGGGCTGGATGTTGCCGTGCTGGAGAAAATCCTGGCCAGCTACGGCGAGGGTTCCCGGCTGATGGTTCGCCCGCTGCTCCCCGCATAA
- the lpdA gene encoding dihydrolipoyl dehydrogenase, with product MADEPTYDLVVIGGGPAGYAGAIRAGQLGKKVACVEMERAGGTCLNWGCIPSKALLKSAELYRTMLHAEDFGFKVGGIEVDFAKVVERSRGVANQMAKGIEFLFRKNKVEYIRGKAQINVPGLVEITDGEDKGKILSTKNVLVATGCRARMLPGLKADGKRVMTAREILDRRDLPKSCIVLGAGAIGMEFAYFMNSFGCEVTIVEMLPNVLPVEDDEVSKFVERDFKKQGVTIHTDTKAENIAVTDDGVTLDAVKGDKITPLKAESLLVAIGVQANMDGLLSKKVKLEMDRKYIKVDRHYNTSVKGIYAAGDIIGPPWLAHVATYEAVQAVNGMFGHGEPRPMERFPGCTYCQPQVASIGMTERDVKEKGIKYKIGKFPFTASGKAVAAAESDGFVKLIVAEEDGEILGAHITGHEATELIAEYALGMELEATWEEIHGTIHAHPTLSEALMEAAAATHGEAIHI from the coding sequence ATGGCAGACGAACCGACATACGATCTGGTAGTAATCGGCGGCGGACCCGCCGGGTACGCGGGCGCTATTCGCGCCGGGCAATTGGGCAAGAAAGTGGCCTGCGTTGAAATGGAACGCGCGGGCGGCACCTGCCTGAACTGGGGCTGCATTCCCTCCAAGGCCCTGCTCAAGAGCGCCGAACTCTACCGCACCATGCTTCACGCCGAGGACTTCGGCTTCAAGGTCGGAGGCATTGAGGTGGACTTCGCGAAGGTCGTCGAGCGTTCGCGCGGCGTCGCCAACCAGATGGCCAAGGGCATCGAGTTCCTCTTCCGCAAGAACAAGGTCGAGTACATCCGTGGCAAGGCCCAGATCAACGTCCCCGGCCTGGTCGAGATCACCGACGGCGAGGACAAGGGCAAGATCCTTTCCACGAAGAATGTCCTCGTCGCCACCGGGTGTCGCGCCCGCATGCTTCCCGGCCTCAAGGCTGACGGCAAGCGCGTCATGACGGCCCGCGAGATCCTCGACCGCCGCGATCTGCCCAAGTCCTGCATCGTGCTCGGGGCCGGTGCCATCGGGATGGAGTTCGCCTACTTCATGAACTCCTTCGGCTGCGAGGTCACTATTGTCGAAATGCTCCCGAACGTCCTGCCGGTTGAGGACGACGAGGTGTCGAAGTTTGTCGAGCGCGATTTCAAGAAGCAGGGCGTCACGATCCACACCGACACCAAAGCTGAAAATATCGCCGTGACCGACGACGGCGTCACCCTCGACGCGGTCAAGGGCGACAAGATCACCCCGCTCAAGGCCGAGAGCCTGCTCGTGGCCATCGGTGTCCAGGCCAATATGGACGGCCTGCTGTCCAAGAAGGTCAAGCTGGAGATGGACCGCAAGTACATCAAGGTGGACCGCCACTACAACACTTCCGTCAAGGGTATCTACGCCGCCGGCGACATCATCGGACCGCCCTGGCTCGCCCACGTCGCCACCTACGAGGCCGTGCAGGCTGTTAATGGCATGTTCGGCCACGGGGAACCGCGTCCGATGGAGCGCTTCCCCGGATGCACCTACTGCCAGCCGCAGGTCGCCAGCATTGGCATGACTGAGCGCGACGTGAAGGAAAAGGGCATCAAGTACAAGATCGGGAAGTTCCCCTTCACCGCCTCCGGCAAGGCGGTGGCCGCCGCCGAGTCAGACGGCTTCGTCAAGCTGATCGTGGCCGAAGAGGATGGCGAAATCCTCGGGGCGCACATCACCGGGCATGAAGCCACCGAGCTGATCGCCGAGTACGCGCTGGGCATGGAACTGGAAGCCACCTGGGAGGAAATCCACGGGACCATCCACGCCCACCCGACCCTCAGCGAGGCCCTCATGGAAGCCGCTGCCGCCACCCACGGCGAAGCGATCCATATTTAG
- a CDS encoding phage holin family protein, producing MDNRPARKGQINFVKLLQSWVLIALGVLIASSLSDGVHYDSRGTLVLVVLLLSLFNLVIRPVLILFALPFVVLTFGFGLVVINALVLLLVEAVVPGFQLASFWSALWVALVISLVSLAANLLVGGSRVKVTVRRSGPPGKGPDSSARKNLSGNDDDVIDI from the coding sequence GTGGATAACCGACCCGCGCGCAAAGGCCAGATCAACTTCGTCAAGCTCCTGCAAAGCTGGGTGCTGATCGCACTTGGGGTGCTGATCGCCTCCAGCCTGAGCGACGGTGTGCACTACGACAGCCGGGGGACGCTCGTGCTGGTTGTGCTCCTGCTGAGCCTGTTCAACCTCGTTATTCGGCCGGTGCTGATTCTGTTCGCGCTGCCCTTTGTCGTGCTGACTTTCGGCTTTGGGCTGGTCGTGATTAATGCCCTCGTGCTCCTGCTGGTCGAGGCGGTCGTGCCGGGCTTCCAGTTGGCCTCTTTCTGGTCGGCGCTCTGGGTGGCGCTGGTCATCAGCCTGGTCAGCCTCGCGGCTAACCTTCTCGTCGGCGGCAGCCGGGTCAAGGTCACGGTCCGGCGTTCCGGCCCTCCCGGAAAAGGTCCGGACTCCTCCGCGCGCAAAAACCTCTCCGGCAACGACGACGATGTGATCGACATCTGA